TGCCGCAGTGGGTATTCCCTCTTTTGAAAGATGCCTCTTCGGCCCATCTAATCTAACACTTTGACCCAAACCTAATTTTTTAGCCCAAAGAATAAAATAATGCATGAAAATAAAGCCGAATAACAAGGCAGTCACTAAAGCAAAAAAAGCACGTAAAATTACATCAGACACAGAAGCAAAGAACATTTTACAGCTAACCCATCATTTCTACTATTTTTTCCATACGCATTACTCGTGAACCCTTCACAAAAACAGGCATCTGAGTCCTATTCCTTGTAATTAGAAATTTAGCAACCTCTTCCAGTTTGCTAAAAAACAATGCATTATCCTTGTATGTTCTAAACTTCTCTACCGTATATCTCATATTGTCACCAAACCCTATAAAGAAACGAATATTGTCTTTTTGAGCCAGATAACTACCCATTTCTTGATAGACTAAAGCTTTTTTTCTTCCCAATTCCATCATATCCCCTAAAACTACAATAAATTCTTTTTCCATATCACAGATAGAATCAATCGCAGCCTTTACCGCATCAGGGTTTGAGTTATAACAATCTAAATAAAATTTTGTATTATGCAATATCTTCTCTTCCATCCTTAGTGGTAATTTATTAAAGGAAGAAAAAGCCTTCTGCACCAAACAAGGGGACAACTGACATACACAGGATGCAGCAGCGATGGCTGCAAGTGCATTCATCGCATTAAAAGAACCTTTTAAGGGAAGAGTAAATTCCTTTATGCCCCATGCCTTATGTTTTACCAAAATAGTTGAATCTTTCACAGAGAGGAGCATAAAATCTGCATCCTTCGTGCCAAAACTTACTATATTCCCTTTAAAATTCATAGGATTATTTGCTATATACCGAGCCATATCATTATCATCAACATTCCATACAAATACATCCTCACTTCCAAGTAAGTTTAAAACAGAAAGTTTTTCTTTTGCTACACCATCTATATTGCCAAAACCTTCTAAGTGCACCCCTTTAATATTAGTGATTACTGCATGAGTGGGTCTCACAATACGAGAAAGCATCTCAATTTCGCCAGGTGCATTGCTGCCCAGCTCTATCACCAATGCTTTATGACAGTCTTTTAATCTCAACAATGTTTTACATACACCGATAATATTGTTTTCATTGAGAAAATTCCTGTGCACATTACCGAGGTGATATTTCAAGATAGAATAGATAAGTTCCTTTGTCGTGGTTTTGCCTGCACTACCGCAAACAGCTATTATGGGAATGTTGAACCGAATTCTATGAAAATTAGCCAGTTTCATTAAAGCAATCTGTGAACTTTCTACAACTATACAGGGTGTATTATCATCTATGGGCTTTTCAGAAATTACCGCTCTTACCCCTTTTTCTATGGCCTGGGGAATAAAATCGTGTCCATCTTTATATTTTCCTTTTAAAGCAATAAATAAGTCACCTGCCCCCACATTACGCGAATCAATCTTTATCTCTTTTATAAGCAAATCGTCTTCTATATTTAACATCTTGCCATTTACTATTCTGGCAATCTCAGAGACGGTCATATAAAATTTCCTTCAATTTTTCCCTATCGTCAAAGGGATTTTTCTTTTCCCCGATAATCTGATATGTTTCATGACCCTTGCCTGCAATAAGGACAATATCCCCCTCTCTTGCCGTATCTACGGCTATTTTTATTGCATTTTTTCTATCCGATTCCACTATGACCTTTTCTTTATCCTTTATCCCATACATTATATCATCAATAATCGCCTGCGGATCTTCGCTGCGCGGATTGTCAGAGGTGAGAACAATCAGATCGGAAAGATCAGATGCAGCCTTTCCCATCAAAGGTCTTTTTTTCTTGTCTCTATTTCCTCCTGCACCAAAAACAACGATCAGTCTATTTTTCTTTATTTTTTTTAATGCAGACAAGGCATTGCTTAAAGCATTCGGCGTATGAGCGTAATCAATAAAAAAATTCACACCCCTTGAAAAGAGGTGTTCCATCCTTCCTGAAACACCATTTAAATCAGAAATACCCCTAACTATTGTAGCAAAATCTATGTCCATACACAAACCCACGCCGATGCACGCCATTATATTATACAGATTATACTCTCCAATTAATGGACTGTTCACAAAGATTTTCCCATCAGGAGTAAAAATATCTGCCTTAATGCCATGAATATTAGATACAAAAGAAATAGGATGTATATCGCATAGTTTATCAAAACCATAGCTTATAATATGTGTCCTTTTTGCTATTTCTCTTCCCCATCTATCATCCGTATTTACTACTGCCTTTGTCTCTTTATCAAAAAAGGAAATTTTTGCCTTTGCATAGTTTTCCAGAGATTTATAAAAATCTAAGTGATCTTGAGAAACATTGGTAAATACCTTTACTTTAAAATCTACATCCTGCAACCTGCGAAGTGTTATCCCGTGCGCGGAGACTTCCAGGGAAACATAACTCACTCCCCTCTCACTCATGTCATAGAATAATCTCTGCAAATCTAAAGATTCCGGCGTAGTCACAAATGCTTCTTCCTTTATCCCATCATAAAAATACCCTGTTGTGCCCACGATGCCTGTTTTAGCTATTTGTTTAAACATAGAGGCTACCAAAAAACTCGTTGTCGTTTTGCCATTTGTGCCGGTAATGCCTACAATATTTAACTTCTTTGAAGGATGGGAAAAATAGTTTGCAGAAAGATGAGATAGACTTACCCGTGCATCTTCCACCTCTATACAAGGAAAATTACACCTGTAGCAGTTTTCCGTAACGATTACCTCAGCCCCATTTTTTAAAGCCTCAGGAACAAATGTATTTCCATCATTTCTAAAACCCTTTATAGCAACAAAG
Above is a genomic segment from Deltaproteobacteria bacterium containing:
- a CDS encoding UDP-N-acetylmuramoyl-tripeptide--D-alanyl-D-alanine ligase encodes the protein MTVSEIARIVNGKMLNIEDDLLIKEIKIDSRNVGAGDLFIALKGKYKDGHDFIPQAIEKGVRAVISEKPIDDNTPCIVVESSQIALMKLANFHRIRFNIPIIAVCGSAGKTTTKELIYSILKYHLGNVHRNFLNENNIIGVCKTLLRLKDCHKALVIELGSNAPGEIEMLSRIVRPTHAVITNIKGVHLEGFGNIDGVAKEKLSVLNLLGSEDVFVWNVDDNDMARYIANNPMNFKGNIVSFGTKDADFMLLSVKDSTILVKHKAWGIKEFTLPLKGSFNAMNALAAIAAASCVCQLSPCLVQKAFSSFNKLPLRMEEKILHNTKFYLDCYNSNPDAVKAAIDSICDMEKEFIVVLGDMMELGRKKALVYQEMGSYLAQKDNIRFFIGFGDNMRYTVEKFRTYKDNALFFSKLEEVAKFLITRNRTQMPVFVKGSRVMRMEKIVEMMG
- a CDS encoding UDP-N-acetylmuramoyl-L-alanyl-D-glutamate--2,6-diaminopimelate ligase, translating into MELKKLLQGIKYKKAVFIDGAKQIGYIRYNSKRVKKGDIFVAIKGFRNDGNTFVPEALKNGAEVIVTENCYRCNFPCIEVEDARVSLSHLSANYFSHPSKKLNIVGITGTNGKTTTSFLVASMFKQIAKTGIVGTTGYFYDGIKEEAFVTTPESLDLQRLFYDMSERGVSYVSLEVSAHGITLRRLQDVDFKVKVFTNVSQDHLDFYKSLENYAKAKISFFDKETKAVVNTDDRWGREIAKRTHIISYGFDKLCDIHPISFVSNIHGIKADIFTPDGKIFVNSPLIGEYNLYNIMACIGVGLCMDIDFATIVRGISDLNGVSGRMEHLFSRGVNFFIDYAHTPNALSNALSALKKIKKNRLIVVFGAGGNRDKKKRPLMGKAASDLSDLIVLTSDNPRSEDPQAIIDDIMYGIKDKEKVIVESDRKNAIKIAVDTAREGDIVLIAGKGHETYQIIGEKKNPFDDREKLKEILYDRL